The genomic stretch tgtatttcttttttaatctcttGGCTCTCTTTATATACACATGGGTGCAAGGGGAAGAGATGACATATTAGATTATGATCAGTAAGAGATGAAGCAAGAGAAACTCTGAGTGTTGGAATTGAGGAGGAGAAATTCTGGAGCTTTCAAGCAATACAAGCATTTCTTGCTAGCGAAATTTGCAGGTTCTATTTCCTTTTATTATCTACTTTTTGATAAGATGTGTTCAAAATTCCTTTAGTGATATATGTAGTTGATTTTATTCATACACTGGATTGATTTCCTAAAGCAAGGGCCTGATTAAGTTCTTACActggatttaattaatttctacgTGGATTTGCAGCTTTACTACACTGGATTCCTTTATGTTCATACACTGGAATAATTTGCagcttgatttttttaaaaaaaaaaaaaaaatttattcatacACTGGATTTTTAAATATacaaatttatgtttaagttCAAACTCAGTTCCAATTGATGACTTTAAACAAAGATATGAATACTTAGATCAAGATATAACATAtcaaattctaaaattttggagtgttagaatataaattaaattattaaaataatcatttcatATCAGtttattaagtttttaggataagtgatgatttaatatagCATATGAGAAAAGGTTCTGAGTTCGAAACTCTTCAACATCATTCACGTTTcgttctaattaaatattttacgtgttggcccaattaaattacttaattaatcatttcctaACACTTGGTATCCTGTGTTTGTGTCAAAACTTTGAAGAAGTAATACATTTTTATTGTGATTATGTTATAGTTTAGATGGAAATCTACTCGGCAACTAGGGAATCtccaagaaaagaaacaaaatgcgAGGAGTCAATCATTGACATTCCACTAATACCAGAACCTGCACGGTGGCCTGACTGCTGCATCTACAGGGTTCCCAACAAAATTCGTGAGATAAATAAAGAAGCCTACACACCCAAGTTAGTTTCAATCGGCCCATTTCATCACAAGCTACCAGAATTGGAGGGTGTGAGAAAGCAAAAGCTGATATATTTTAAGGAGTTTTGTTCTCGGACTGGGAAGAGCCAGAAGGATCTTGCAAGCATCgtcgaaaaaagaaaagaaaaaattatccATTGCTATTCAGAGACAACCTTTGATCTTACCGAAGAAAAGTTTGTGGAAAAGATTCTATTGGATGATGTCTTTATCATTGAGCTCTTGCTGAggaattttgaaagaaaaaattgtccAAACTGTGGAAAATATGGAAATGATTATATACTAAGTAATGCATGGCTAGAATCCCACATAAAGCAAGACTTGATATTACTGGAGAATCAGCTTCCGTTTAAGTTTCTCAAAAAGTTCTATGAGGCTGCCTTCAATGAAGAACAAGAGCATCAATTTCTTGAGCTTGCATGTGAGTTCTTCTTCTCGGATAAGCATAGAATACCTATGGATAGGGAAGTAAAACATTTCACTGATTTGCATAGAATGTTTTATTGTCCAACGCATCCAAAAGATGGTCCCAAAAAACGAATTGAACATCTAAGATTTACAGCCACAAGGCTTGATGAGGCAGGATTGGAGTTCAAAGCATTAGAAGACAAAGATTTAGGCGATAGATCTTTGCTTGACATAGAGTTCTCTAAGGATAAGTGCTTGGAACACTATCCATGCTTGAATCTCTCATGGCTCTTCTCTTGCTTACCATACTTGAGATCCTTTCGTTGCTTCAAGAGCGTGCAATGTATCTTGAAAGTCCCACAACTTGTGATAGACGACCAAACTGAAGCTCTGTTTCGAAACCTCATGGCCTTGGAGCAGTGTCATTATCCATCAAAGACATACATCTGCAATTATGTTTTGCTAATGGATTGTCTTATCACCACTAAAACAGATGTGCGTTTGCTTGTTGAGAAGAAGGTGATTGTCAACAAGCGCGGTAGTAGCACTGAAGTGACTACTCTGATCAACAAACTTGGCCACATGATTGTTGAACCTGAATCTTGTTACCACGAACTCTATACACGGCTCAATGAACATTGTGACAACTATTGGAACCGTCTCGTGGCATCTCTAACAAGTGTGTATTTTCGTGACTTTTGGAGAGGCACTGCAACTATTGCTGGAATTATGGTCTTGCTTTTCACTTTCGGCAACTTCCTTAGGCCGTTTGTTATGAAGCATTAAAACATCTGTGATTTTTGTTTGTGAGAGTGCTTTGCTTTTTGCTCTAATGTACTGCATATGAACTTTGTAATTAATCCTTTTTAGCTTGTGATATATATGCTCTAGTAAcagatatttttcatttgtaagTTTGTAACATAGTTTTAGTACCCTATGACATATCCTACTTAatgtcattttttgtgttttgtcttatttttagttaaataattaaattcataatgtTTTATAgaataaagttttttaaaaataaatgatgatttaacatgatatcaaagcaaaTGTCTTAACTTCTAACATTATCTTTGCAATTCACTTTTCATTCATAAATTCTTTCTTAAGAGCTAATCACAAACTTCCCAAGCGAGATAGccttaaattgacattttttcaTGTGGAACTATTTCTAATGAAGTTTCAACAGCTCAACAAGCTGAGCTGTTGAGCTTGGCAATAATTGCGGCAAAGTGCAGGGCAATACAGGGTCATCTAACCTTCAGCAGCTGAGGCCTTAGCGGCTTACCAAGCAGTCGTTTTTACCAAGGCAATGGGTGTAAAGCAGATCTCACTGGAGGGAGATGCCATGCAGGCAGTAGCAGTGGTGAAGTCCCGAGAAAGCCAGGCATCCCGATATGGCCAACTTATTGATGACACGAAACTGCTCCTAAACTCTTTTCCAAACTGGCAATGTTATCCTGTACCCCACAAGATTAATTTTGCGGCCCACGGTTAAGCCAAAAAGGCTTGTAAAAACGTCATTAAGAGGTCTTGGATACGTGAAGTTCAAGGATTTATCCGTGATATTGTTTTGATAGAACAATCTATACAGTCTTTATCATGATTTATGAAATTCAGcttttatttcaaaaacagCTCAACAAGCTAATTAAGTGTACTATAATGGTAACTAATAATTgtccaaaaaagaaatggtCTCACTTTTATGCATGGCTGCTACATTTATTTATGCCCTTCAATATCATCTTTGTATGTTTTGTTGATGAGTAATGCCACAAGGAAGACTAGAGTCTTTCTAaatatgatgtgatttttaaaatcaccaatagatcaacatttaataatgatcatgtctttttattttttttagaagaatatttcatattcattcattgaaaaaagatcaagagcataaaactcttaaaTTATAAGGTTACAACGTcatagagacaaacataaaaatcttacaatcaaattCTATCTATGACTacaacatccgctaacctatgtcCAAACTTCAGTTACAAAGCATATCTGCTACAAgcagactcaatctaatacataggtagctcatattcCATCTTTTATTTTCCTGGTCATAAAAGCAAAATCCTCACACCAAAACTAATCATCCTCATCCCAAAGGTTAGGACAAAAACCTTTACCCCAAAGATCGCTCAATCTAGGGAGAATTGAAacccttatttaaaaaacaacaaagacacaataaaaaaaaccagCGAACAACTACAACAGTCGAGGCAAGGGAGGCAAAGCACACTAGCTGTCGCGTGGCTGAGCGAAACCAGTTGAGAAAACTAGATTTAAAAgggttttaaaagtcacatcacatttgggaggactcAATTAAAattctagtcctccttatattatttctttttgttgactattacaattttacatttatgccTTCTCTATCTTTCTTAGAATATAATATTGATCGATTTAGTTGGTCTTCTAAATACTTTGTTTTTCCatatagttatttaattatttataactTTGTTTGAAGGAAACCAGATTGGAAAGTTGAATTAAGCTTATAGTTTCCATGGCTCGTGGAAGAGTCAACGACAATCTTGCTCTTGCGAATTTGGTTGTCTTGTCAGGTCCTCGAACTTACTTGCAATCACccccaaatttgaaaaaattacaatctGCCCCTTCAAATTACCAGGTCCTTTCGCTTTGCTACTTCTATCAACATTTCTAACGTAGACGAAAATTGAGTTATGTAactttaatgtgactcaaacgATCCATTATAcctctataaataaaaaagttatttaataaCAAACCGTAGAAGGAGAACCTTGGCTTGGCCATGGGTCTCCACAGCTCAATGGCCAGAGACCCATGGCCACGGTCTGGTTGTGGGTAAAAGGAGATCGGATCGGGTCATATTGGGCTGTGGTTATATATATAGCGTAATgttataaaccattttttttatcctgCTGAAgctgatgtggtttttaaaattaccattaaattttaaatgaatcatacttgaattttaatccaattatCATTTTGCAaaccacatcagctttaggatgataaaaaaatgattaataattctcgtatatatatatatatatatatatatatatatatatatgtgtgtgtgtgtgtgtgtgcgcgcgcgcgcgcgcgcccAATGTCCAATTGTTTTTTCCATGTTTAATATGGGTAGAATGGACAATTTTAAGTCGTGACTCATTTCTCGGTACTAACATTTTTACTAGGGTAAAGTCCTtttaactccctcaaactatcactttaatgacaatttacccccaaactactaaaacaataacaatatacTCCTCAATACTAGTAAAATGACACaattacccttataaaattttcaataagacaaacatattccttaaaatttgaaaaaaaaaaattaaatatatttaaaattttaaaaacaaatattaaaatattaaaaaggtTTAGGGGTGCCggaatgggggtggctcgatggcctaatgggggtggccggccacccccttggcccaGCAGTTTGAAAGTTGCAGAGGAGTGGGATTTCTCCAGAGAGATTATTTCGGCTGAAATTGCTGGAGGAAAGAGAAGTATAGCGAGATATAGAAGATGGGATCTCACCGCTAAAGTTGTTTGTGCTGATGTTAATCCTTGAAATCATGGGTAAATTGAAGATTTCATCCCCTTTGTTCCATTTCAAGAAACCGTCGCTGTATTCTCAATGCCTCAAAGAAACCACCCCCACCAAACAAGAACTAAAACTGTGattaaaccacaaaaaaaaaaaaaaagcacaaaattaAAGCAACTATGATAAACAAAGGGGAACCGCCGGTGGCTGCCACAAAATCAACGCTTTTCGGTTTGACCGCCGGTTGCTGCCACGTCGGCCTTACCTCCTTCACTTCCTAGTCGTCGGCGAAATTTTTCAATGGCAACTATGACCACCACAAACCGTCTCCAGATGGGCCGTTTCCTCACCCTTAGCctttttggggtggctcggTCTAATGGGGGTAGCTTGCCACCCCCTTGGcccttttgggggtggtcggtGGGTGGTCGGACTTTGCATTCCCAGTTACTTAGGGGTGGTCTGACACCCTTGgtttagttatattttttagttttaaatttttaggttttttattattttttattttttgtaagtttgagtttttttttttttttttaattttagtgagggtaattttatcattttagtaGTATTTGAGATACATTGTccttgttttgatagtttggggggtaaattgtcgcaattgatagtttggaaggAGAAATTGTCATTGGGATGATAGTTTGAAGGAGATAAGAAGACTTTACCCTTTTTACTAACATGATGTGGAGCGTATTTATTGGTgagaattaaaataattaataaagaaaaatactattaatATCAATAAATAACCTCCACATTATATTAGTACCCATCTGTTAGTAAAAAAGTTAATACCCTTAACatttcttattaaaatattctagTAGTAAAGACTAAGTGAAAGAGTTAGGCGGTTAAATGTGTGAGACCTTACAATGACATTACATTCAAATATTgtgtttgaattgtttattaatacttttattttgagaagaaaaaataaaagacaattatcaaataatattaatataacaGTACCAATCAACTATGGTCATTGTTTGCCACAGTGACGGGAAAATACCACAAAGTACATCATGTTATATAATATTCACGGGTGCAAGAGGAGGAGAGGACATATTATCAGTGACAAAAAAGCTATCAACAACAGTAGTGATGAGCAACTGACCTTGTTTGGCaaatggtttttttcttttttattatattattataataaaaaatgattgaagtaatatagagttttaaattttttgtataaaattttttttatgaaaaatgttaagtgCTCTTCTGGTTTTAGATAGatattaatttcaaaaaatcggGTGTCATaaataagtgtaattttttttttttaattttgtagaaaataattaatattcacTTAGGACTAAGAGAATACCCGGAGAGAACTtaatactcttttcttttttttttcttttttaatagaattaaaaagTGGAAAACTACCGCACAATTGATGTTAAAAAAACAAGGTCCAAATTTAATCCCAGATTTTTTAGCCAAACGTTGTCGTTGTGGAAAGCTGCCGCACATATGCAAGATCCCAGAtcatttaacccaaaatttttttagtcAAAGGTTGTCCTTGTGGAGAGCTACTTTCACCACTAAATAAAACAAGGTTTagttgaatagaaaaaaaataataataaaacaaggTTTAGTGCGCCTTCAATAGGGCCATTTTAGTAAAACGCCCCCATGTACAAATGCCTAAAGAGTGGGGAcatttaaacagtaaaatgACCCTTAAACGGTGCCTCTAAAAAGTGGGGGCGCTTGTACAGTAAAACATCCCCTtattactaaaataaataaaaaaaacgccCCCTTTTCCAACTAATTAAGTAGGGATGCTTGAACAATGAAGCGTGCCTACTTTAAAGTGAAACGTCtctaataatttttcaaaatttgccTCTCAAAGTCACTTATGAGTAACATCGATGACACACACTAAAAAACATTACAATTTCTCTCACTCACACACTAAAAAACATCACACTTATGATTTGAGTCATTTGTCAAGTGCCCCTATAATCTATTCAAGCATTTCTAAATGTATTGGGACTTTTTTTAAGCCTAAACCGCCCCCACATAGCATGTCACTAAACCTAAAACGCCCCCACAAAGCATGTGGAAATTTCCTTCTCTTCAATCACATAGCCACAGTGCACTTGCTTTATCGTCCTCTCAGAACTCTCCATCCTTCAAGTTGCCTCATGTCCCACCATTcttttctcaattaaaaaaagatcctctctatttcatttgataTGGAGATGAGTTATTTAAGCAAAATGGTGGAATCAAATTGTCTAACCTTTTAAAGTTGGAGACAATTTTGTCCTAATTTTATCACCCTTTTATctaaatagatactctctatttcaaatgaaatagagatgatcaTTTTCCGGATCTAAGACCCTTCATTGCAATCTCAACTACTCCAATTCTCTTACTATATTTGGTGTCATCGAAGAGCTCGAGATTATACtcgatataaaaaaataaaaatttttttaaaaaagacacGAAATTAATAACCCAGAAAACCCATTAACGAAATACCATTCTTTTGTATGAACGGATTgagaaagaaatataaaaattgttttaaaaaaaaagtaacgtgaacaataaataaaagataaaaacgAAATACCTTTCTCTTGTATGAACGGATTAAGAAAGAGatataaaaattgttttaaaaaaagtaacgTACGCGCGTgaacaataaataaaagataaaaagcttttgccaaaacaAAGCAACACTCAATACCTCCAACGCTAACTGTCAAATAAACAGAGTTATGTATGCATGTCTTATGTCAATGTACGAGATAACTTTTTGGTATCGGAATATCCGGCAGCTCTTTATTGACCTAGTTACAACAAGTTGGTTGGTTAGCTGGAGAGTGTTATTTCGACATCAAATATTTGCAACCTCATAAATAACAGaagtataattattttacaattttttgataTACGTGAGCATATGATTAGAGAAATATTagtcactaaaaaaattattttaacatcCTATTTGTTTCTTCTAATTGAAAATggtaggaaaaaataataaataattgtgactATTCTACATAGCGTGATAGTAGTAGTATCTATCCTCTTAGAACCAATGAGATCTGTGGGTAATTGCAAGCGTTCAGTCTCAACAAGACATCAGTGAAATTTAAAGTGGCTAACACCAATTAAGTTTGTGTGGAGATTCTCATTGTAAGATTTGAACTCACATTTTACTATGTGCCCAATGTTTGAGAATTTTCATGAAACCATTGACCCACCACCATTAATGGTATTTTGTCATCAGTTTTAATTATATACCGacactagtaaaaaaaaaaaaaaaatcctataaaaTAGTTAGGAgtctagaattttttatttttattagggaTAAACAACTTTAGAAAATCTCTTCATATCATTACAAAATCTTCGGTATCATTACAAAATctccctattttttaattttttaatttttttggctttgttaACTTTTCTTTACATAATGAAAAGTGATAGCTTCAGATTCCGTTGCTTGGTTCAATGAAGCCAATTGCGGTGGACTCCACTCCACGTGACTGAATTACTGGACTCAAAGAAACTGATCATATTTCGACAaaaacaaacttaaaaaatgaaaggacACATCATTTGGTATAGTGGAAACCTTTTTTCCTGTGTTTTTTATCCTTGTCTTTACACAGGGAAAAGAGATAATATTAGATATTCTGTTGGTTGATCGATGGTGGCCAATTTTGGTGGATGCACACCATGGGATTGGATAAGGGTtcatagaaaaatgaaaaataggaaaCATTTTTGTTACTAATTCTATTATTTGGAGTGTCTAAGTTTCTCATTCAAAGTGGGTACGTTGGTGTTATGTGTTTTCTGTGACTTGGTAAATGTCATTTTCTAGTATTTTCCATGCATGTTCTTGTAGACAGGctccaattaattagttgaaCTCAACTGGCATTCTTGACCAAAACATGGATTTTATTGCACTTTTTGAGGTCTTCACACCAAGACCTAATTTTGATGGACTATTTCTAGAAAATCATGAATATAATGTTGGAGATAGATGCAATGGATGTAATTGCTTTGAGGATGTAAAGACAATCATGGAGCTAATATAGCCAATTGATTGAGGGTACAAAGATGTTACTTCACTATTTCCGATCATGGAGTATCACACACGTTAAGATCAAGGATGCAAACATGGCTGGCTGCTCATAGGCTAGCAAAGAAGGAAATTTTTCAATCTTAAGAGCAAATTTGAATGGAAGAATACTCgtattttatttatgatattgtatgtgTCCAAAAAGTTATGCTATTTTGATATTAATGAAAAGCTGAaaattttcactaaaaaaaaaaaaaacaaattgtctAACATTGAAGATAGAAAGATTGATTAAAcacgatttttttattaaataaatcctACATATAAGAGTTCATTATTTCTGAAAAAGATTAATATATTGACTGCCACAATAGAATTATTTGTTAGGTTGAACATTTTTGCAATCGGTGAAACACGTGAGTGGTCCTTCATCCTCCTATGTAGCCTTTAGGAAAAGGCTCCACTTTCTTgatggaaaaaaacaaaacaaattacgTAAGATATGCTTACGTCACACATATTGAGAGAGATAAAGAAACGTGCTTCGTACAATAATCTGCCCACTCTATTGATCATTGCAACCTACTTTCACTGCAGAATGGACCATTAATAAATGTGATAGATGGACCAACATATATGGTATTataattagaaataaataataataaaaaaaataaaaaacaaagagagagaagagagatgatACAATAAATACACATTTcctaaatttaataatgattaattaaaagtgattttaaaagttatataatttttttgaaaaatataagaaaattttttagaattattttataatttaatctCTTGAAAGAAATTAACAGACACATTCTTTTAAGGAttagtttgtaattttttttcttagattaAATTTgtagagtaattttaaaagtctcgTTTGTGTGAGACCTCGTAGTGACACAAAAAGATCAATAAGTACATCATGTTATTATATATACCGGTACAAGAGGAGGAGAGGACATATTATCAGTAACAAATTAAGTGAGAAACCCAGAGTGTTTGGAATTGGAGAGGAGGAATTCTGGAGCTCTCAAAAGCAATACATATGCCTTGCTTCTCAACTATATTTGCAGGTTTCTTACCATCTATTTCACTCATTTCTTTTGTAGTTTTTCCTAAGATGTTTTAAAAGTTCCTTTAATGATATGGTTGAGTTCATATATTCATACACAGGGATTTCCTAATTAAACCAAGGGACTGCATGCATTTTATATATTCATACACTGGATttctaaatttctaaatttatgtttttagttCAAACTCAGAGGCAATTGATGAAGACTTAGATCAAGATATATAACTTGTCACAACTAAAGGATCTTGGTATCCTGTGTTCGTCTGAAAACTTGGAATAGCAATAAATTGATTGTTACAGTTGAATTTCCCCATTTAATAATTGCTTTGACAGAATTCCCCTAGAGTACTGAAAaactgaaataaataaataaaagattataagtaTATGGGGTTGAAATAAGCTTTGCAGTTTCATTTTATTACCACTGATTTTTGCTTATTTCTCACTAGGAAAAGGAACCCACGAGGAGTCAATCATTGACATTTCATTATTGGAGGAATCTGAATTATGGTCAGAGTGCTGCATCTACAGGGTTCCCAAGAAACTTCGTGAGGTAAAAGAAGATGCCTACACTCCTAAGTTAGTTTCAATAGGCCCATTTCATCATGATCTAGAAGAATTGTGGGgtgtgaaaatacaaaaacagaTATATTTGAAGAAATTCTGTTCTAGGACCAGGAAGAGCGAAAGGGATCTTGAAAGCATAATTGAAAGCAACAAAGAACAAATAGCTCGTAGCTATTCAGAGACCAGCTTTAAACTCAACAGTAAAGAGTTTGTTGCAAAGATTTTATTGGATGCCATCTTTATCATTGAGCTTTTCCTTAGGAATTTTGAGCgcgaaaaaaatgaaaaattagattATATATTGAGTAATGCGTGGATAGAATCACACATAAAGCAAGacatgatattattggagaatcaGCTTCCGCTTAGGTTTCTTCAAAAGCTCTATAAGTTTGCCTTTGATGGAAATGAAGCTACTCCCTTTCTTAAGCTTGCCTGTCAGTTCTTCTTCTCGGGTAAGCACAGAATACCTATGGATGAGGAAGTAAAACATTTCACTGATTTGCATAGAATGTTTTATTGTCCTACAAATCCAAAAGCTCATCCCCAAAAACGAACTGAACATCTAAGATATACAGCCACAAAGCTTGATGAGGCAGGATTGGAGTTCAAAGCATTAGAAGACATAGATTTCTGTAAGAAATCTTTGCTTGACATAGAGTTCTCT from Corylus avellana chromosome ca1, CavTom2PMs-1.0 encodes the following:
- the LOC132167377 gene encoding UPF0481 protein At3g47200-like — protein: MEIYSATRESPRKETKCEESIIDIPLIPEPARWPDCCIYRVPNKIREINKEAYTPKLVSIGPFHHKLPELEGVRKQKLIYFKEFCSRTGKSQKDLASIVEKRKEKIIHCYSETTFDLTEEKFVEKILLDDVFIIELLLRNFERKNCPNCGKYGNDYILSNAWLESHIKQDLILLENQLPFKFLKKFYEAAFNEEQEHQFLELACEFFFSDKHRIPMDREVKHFTDLHRMFYCPTHPKDGPKKRIEHLRFTATRLDEAGLEFKALEDKDLGDRSLLDIEFSKDKCLEHYPCLNLSWLFSCLPYLRSFRCFKSVQCILKVPQLVIDDQTEALFRNLMALEQCHYPSKTYICNYVLLMDCLITTKTDVRLLVEKKVIVNKRGSSTEVTTLINKLGHMIVEPESCYHELYTRLNEHCDNYWNRLVASLTSVYFRDFWRGTATIAGIMVLLFTFGNFLRPFVMKH
- the LOC132166948 gene encoding UPF0481 protein At3g47200-like, coding for MPCFSTIFAGKGTHEESIIDISLLEESELWSECCIYRVPKKLREVKEDAYTPKLVSIGPFHHDLEELWGVKIQKQIYLKKFCSRTRKSERDLESIIESNKEQIARSYSETSFKLNSKEFVAKILLDAIFIIELFLRNFEREKNEKLDYILSNAWIESHIKQDMILLENQLPLRFLQKLYKFAFDGNEATPFLKLACQFFFSGKHRIPMDEEVKHFTDLHRMFYCPTNPKAHPQKRTEHLRYTATKLDEAGLEFKALEDIDFCKKSLLDIEFSKDKCLERYPCFNLSWLFSCLPYLRSFRCFKSVQCILKVPQLVIDDQTEALFRNLMALEQCHYPSKTYICNYVLLMDCLITTKSDVCLLVEKKVIVNRRGSSTEVTTLINKLGHMIVEPESCYHDLYKRLNDHCDNYWNRLVASLTSVYFRDFWRGTATIAGILVLLFTFGNFLRPFLMKH